The Phoenix dactylifera cultivar Barhee BC4 unplaced genomic scaffold, palm_55x_up_171113_PBpolish2nd_filt_p 000077F, whole genome shotgun sequence region TTAGATATTTATAGCTCAAATCATGTGTAGTGGTTATTTTGCGTTCGAGCGTTTTATGTTTTATACATCAAACCAATGCCTTTTGTTATGTTCTTTCCTTGGTGTTTAAGCACATACATTGTGCATGAATAACTTCTTGTCCGGTCGCATGACTTGTAGCATAGTAAATGTGTTATATGCACTGTCGAAAGCTTGTTGAATTATTTTTCGAAGCATACAAATCTCAGCAACTATTTAATCATTGCTGACTTAGTTTGTGAGTTTTTTAATGCCTTGTTGAATTGTTTATTagtatgttaaaaaaaaacattatacattacatatgtatatatttctggtgtttttttctctcttgcATATTCATCTTTGCTCCCCCATGCTTGTTTGTCTATTGTTTAATATTTTGTGTGTGATGAAAAACTAATTTCATCATTATTCATTAGTATtgctatatttttataaaataaactaTGACATTAGATTCAAATCTTAGAATTGTTCACTAAGCTCAAAGTTTATATTCGAGCTTGTTTATTCCGCTATTTCACGGTTGGTCATGTGTGCATTTTTGTCTTATGCGGTTATACCATGAAGTGTTTAGAAGAGAGTCAATTCAAGCATCCTAGACACCAATAGCAATAGTCCCTAGAAGATTTAGGTTATGTTTGAGATTGCTATtggcaataattttttttaaaaatagagcttttggaagtagaatttttataaaaagctattaattatttggtaactacatttttaaagtgctttgaaactttaacatatgtttgaaaacaaaaatgtgaaagtaattttgatatgataaaatgacaataaaagatattgcatagtagaatataatacaatataatattacatattaaaatattattattctgtatagtattattataatatagcataatataatattgaatactataacataataatataatataatataatagattAAAATTTAATCTAATAATAGATTATAATATAATAGATTATATTGtagaataataatattatattattattaaatattattatattagattgtattattgtaatataataataatattatattatacatttatattattataatataatcatctaatacaataatataatgtaatataatctgatatattatcttgttatattattaatagtatattataataataatattataaaattatattatattatcataaaataactattattatgataataatactatgattgcaatgatatgttatattatgcttacgatataatataatataatatttttattaattttactattattatattatatttataataatataatatgatataatataatataatataggaTCCAATCATGAGATTTGTTGGTGGGCATTTTGGTTATTAGAAAAATTAAACAACTTCTCGATATTGACCGGAAAACATTTTAGGAGAAGCTCCAAAATATAGCTTTTTTCAAATAGacatttttagctttctgaCAAAACTAAAATAGCTTTTCGATTTTTTACTAAATATTACTATACGATCCAAAAATGCTTTCAGAGGGATAGAAAGCTTTGCCGAACGAGGCCTTAGTCATGGCTATGAAGAAAAAAGGTACACAAATAAAGAAGGGAGAAGTGGACTAGCAATTGCTCGCTGCATGTGATTATGATTAGTAGATTGCAAACATTTCATGTGTGTTTTCTCAATTAACAACatgtataattattatattgttttttgctcttctctcccttcttctttgAAGAGTCCTAAATCCTAATGCAAAAGAATAGGTACCTAttcaaaatagagaaaaatacaTAATTCTCTTTGCAAGAAATTAATCCCCAAATAGGCTTtgcaataaaaggaaaaaataaagaagtaagCGAAGGAAATCACAACGTGTTCAAGTATGAGATAGGGAGAGAAGAGGAAATCACCACGCGTTCAAGTATGAGATAGCATAGTTACAGTAGTAATTGAAAAATTGGATGGCAGCAATATGACTTCTGTATTTTTATGCAAAATCTTAAGCAAATTTTTACTATTGAGAAACCTAAATGCACATATGGAGAGGACTTAATAGTCCAAACACAAGACCTTTTCTTTTTGCCGCACGCTTCTTTTTTAGAATATTtgcacttttatttttttgaaaagacaAGATAAATAtgtaaatcaaaaagaaaagtatCCTTAGCAATCATAAACAATGAATGCTAATGAAATTATAACCATCCATCAAATGTTTCAATTTTTAATAAACTCCTATGAGATAAGAGTGTCCATTTTCTCTAAGTTCTTCAAATCAGCCACATATGAACTACGCATGCTGAGATctaataaaaatatacataGCACCTCATCATCGGTGGTTGACAACCAGGGTTGACATTTAATCCATAGGTGAGATGGATTTGCGAAGCAAAAACTCCTACCTTATCTTTCATCTAGGTTTTATATCAAGTATTCATTATTGATATCTTGGTCCTTACTGTACCAATTAATATTGTATCCATCCTTAAAGGAAATGTTCTTATAAAATACTTTGAATGAATATAGATCATTCACAATATCAAAGGGATGCATTTTGGTTTGGATGCGACCTAAATTTGCTTCAATTCACGACTAGGTGGATTCAGGTTAAATCAAGTCCAAAGGGATTGGAGTTCGATACTAAAACCTATTGTTTAAACTAAAATTTGCCTTCATGAGGCATGTTCATTCGGATTCATCCACATCCTCCTCGACCATTTGGTTATGATCCGGAACCCATGCTCAAATTTGCCGGTTTGGTAGGGGCCTAATACTGGCCGGGTATCTAGGGTTTGGGTCTAAATCGGGTGCGATATGATTTGGATCCTGGCGTGCCCATTTACCCAACCCACTTGCACCCCACCATTAGGCAAGGGTCAGCCCTCCTTCCCAAACCCTATACAAAATTCCCACACCCAGAACCCAAACAATTCCTATCATCTGCTCCTTTTAGTCTATTATGAGCTTAGTTTTGCACCCCATCTCATCTCCTTCCAAGAAATAATGACACATCATGAGCTTGGGCTCCTCAtccacccctctccctctcccacccctctccctctcccctctttCTCTTCAAAGAAAAGCAAGGAGACTCCGACTCCaatcctcctcttttcttccctCTCCCAGGCCTCGAACCAAGCGCCCCAACCGCCTCCGCCCCAATCTCCCCAAAACCCTAATCCCCAAACCCCAATCCCCACCTCCGCCGCCCCCTCGGCCCCTCCCTCCTCCGACTCCCGATGAATCCCCCGCCGCCCAccccgtcgtcgtcgtcgtcgaagGAGAGGTGGAAGCTGTCGAGGGAACGGTGCGGGCGGCGGAGGGAGTCGTCCCGTTCCCTCCCGCCGGCCGCCGATTGTTCCCGGGACCGGTCCTCGACCTCGTCTTCCGGTTTGCCGCCCTTTTCGCGGTGCAGACGGTTGTTGCCGTCTGGTTCCTAGGCGGCGAGAGCGTCGAGGAGAGCGGGGGACGTGAGGAGCAGGGGAGGAAGACGATGAAGGTTGAGAAGGCGGAGGCGGAGGGCGTGGGGGAGTTTGAGAGGATGGTGCTGGAGATCAGGGCGATGGCGAAGGAGGCGAGGGAGAGCGACAGGAAGGATCTTGCTGAGGGGAATAGAGTCAAGGAGGAGGTTGGCCGGGGGATTGGCCGcttgagaaagagtttttctcaGGTTATTTTGGATGAGaatgattcttcttcttcttccaagggTAGGGATGGGAAGAAAAGTGGAGGGAAATCGAACGAGAAAAGAAAGCTTGGATTTTTGAGCTCCGTTGCGAAGAATCGGAATGTTCCAAAGGGGTTTAATGGGTCAAAGGGGAAGGATGAGTCTGTTGATGGTGGCATTGGTATGGTATTTTGCCTCTTTTTCAATTCAATGCAAGTTAACTATTTAATAACTTTGTTGTTGTTTCTTTCGTTGAATTAATTAACCAAACCACATTCTTCAGGCCAATTCTAGCCTTTTACCTGTGGTACTATGTATTAGGTTCTAGCTTGCACAAATGATTTTACTCACCGATATATCATTTTGTCAACTGTTACTATTTGAATTTTGGTTTCCTATAAAAGTCCAGGTTCTTCTGATTGCATCTGAAAGTTGTTTGGTGTGTGGCTAGATAGTGACAAGCCTAGCTCTTGCTACGTAGCCTACATATTGTTTGGTTCTCTGGATGGGGCTGATTTAGAGTTTATGGTCTACATTCACCTAATGATATCAGTGGAAACCTACAAAAaagaataataatgataatatcGGAGGAAGGCTAAAAAGGAATGCTTCAAAAAAGACAATTCGTGAAGCTGACCCCAAATAGTTGGACAAGGTTAGATGGTAATATGGTATCTAGGGTTGTTTTACCAATATCTTTTCAAGGGCATTTCTACAATCAATGATGAAGTAGTTTGTTTTtggttaaataaaataaggTTATCACATTTGATGCCTCTTTTTAATTGTCTTAGGAGAACAAATTTATGGGTAAGAGTGACAAACTCAATGTTTGTGCAAAAGTGCAAACTTGTCCGTGTCCTGCACAAAGCCATGAGGCAAGAGGATTTTGAGTAACAAAGAATCTATATCATGATATAAGGGTACTCTCAGAATATGAAGATTAGAAATATATTCCTCGTACAAGCTCTTATGCTTAATtccgcacccccccccccccccacccccaccccaagaaagaaaaaaaaggatatgaattaaaataattcaATATCCACAAATCATTAAAAACATTTAGCCCTCTGTAATTAGAATGAAGAGGTTAGTTGTTTAGTGAACTTCTGATACCATATATAATCTCAAACTATCATACATTACTTTCTATACCATTAGACTTGACTTGTTTGCTTTGGGCATGTTGCAGAATACAGGGGTACCCCGAGTTGTTCCCCATTCTTCATGCAAGAACAATTCTTTTGTTTTACTTCCAGAAACAAAACTTAATTTTTCAGCTTGTTTGACTAAAATTGCTTTCTACTCCTGATATTATGATGAATTGTCTGATGCCATAAAAGGCATAATAAGCACTTAGAAATCCATCACTGTATCAGGTAAAATTGTTAATTTATTCATCTTAGGTGGTATTCAACAGCTTGCTCATCAAAAACCTGGGAAGGAACCCTCAATACTGAATgagcaagggaagaaaagagCATGTGGCTCCGAGATGACCAAAACGTTTGCTGATGTGGAGAGTTATACAGTTTCATCAACTCAAGGAACTGAAAGATTAGAAGATGGTCATGGCACTTCTTTTAGTAGAACCAGAAACAGTAGAAGCAACCCAGATTATATTGAAGGGGATTTGTCTCCCGAGTTTAGCAGTTCCACATATGCTGTATATGATTCTAGAAGTTATACTCAAGCAGATATATCAAAGGAGGCTTCTCTGATGGAAAGCAAATCCATGCTGGAGATGCAGAATGACAAAAGTTCCATGAAGGCAAATGGAGAACCCTCTGTTATAAACAGAAACGTCAGTGAGAAAGAAGAGCGGGATTCGCAAACTAAACAAGTTGAACACAAGTCAGTtgttaatgaagaaaaagataGCCAGTTTGATAAAGG contains the following coding sequences:
- the LOC103715089 gene encoding uncharacterized protein LOC103715089 isoform X1, which translates into the protein MSLGSSSTPLPLPPLSLSPLSLQRKARRLRLQSSSFLPSPRPRTKRPNRLRPNLPKTLIPKPQSPPPPPPRPLPPPTPDESPAAHPVVVVVEGEVEAVEGTVRAAEGVVPFPPAGRRLFPGPVLDLVFRFAALFAVQTVVAVWFLGGESVEESGGREEQGRKTMKVEKAEAEGVGEFERMVLEIRAMAKEARESDRKDLAEGNRVKEEVGRGIGRLRKSFSQVILDENDSSSSSKGRDGKKSGGKSNEKRKLGFLSSVAKNRNVPKGFNGSKGKDESVDGGIGGIQQLAHQKPGKEPSILNEQGKKRACGSEMTKTFADVESYTVSSTQGTERLEDGHGTSFSRTRNSRSNPDYIEGDLSPEFSSSTYAVYDSRSYTQADISKEASLMESKSMLEMQNDKSSMKANGEPSVINRNVSEKEERDSQTKQVEHKSVVNEEKDSQFDKGHNLWWLKLPYVLAIFLCRGSDGNGPKGLYSLQMNSSSDDGNFTSYTVAFQDRGDASNFCYLVESFFEELGDVSADIVPLTIQELDEAVTAGEFKVIVVRKGQLHLYAGQPLAEAETALRSLLD
- the LOC103715089 gene encoding uncharacterized protein LOC103715089 isoform X2; protein product: MSLGSSSTPLPLPPLSLSPLSLQRKARRLRLQSSSFLPSPRPRTKRPNRLRPNLPKTLIPKPQSPPPPPPRPLPPPTPDESPAAHPVVVVVEGEVEAVEGTVRAAEGVVPFPPAGRRLFPGPVLDLVFRFAALFAVQTVVAVWFLGGESVEESGGREEQGRKTMKVEKAEAEGVGEFERMVLEIRAMAKEARESDRKDLAEGNRVKEEVGRGIGRLRKSFSQVILDENDSSSSSKGRDGKKSGGKSNEKRKLGFLSSVAKNRNVPKGFNGSKGKDESVDGGIGGIQQLAHQKPGKEPSILNEQGKKRACGSEMTKTFADVESYTVSSTQGTERLEDGHGTSFSRTRNSRSNPDYIEGDLSPEFSSSTYAVYDSRSYTQADISKEASLMESKSMLEMQNDKSSMKANGEPSVINRNVSEKEERDSQTKQVEHKSVVNEEKDSQFDKGHNLWWLKLPYVLRF